A single region of the Vicia villosa cultivar HV-30 ecotype Madison, WI linkage group LG4, Vvil1.0, whole genome shotgun sequence genome encodes:
- the LOC131599833 gene encoding uncharacterized protein LOC131599833, with the protein MINHDLQPKKFFFFSKMQQIIHSPNPIKTQIRKPNFLSFLGRSISFHSSLFAAIKDEEKEASLKLIQDLTKHPSFNQGYRRFSLHNLHKIEADEDGISICTIRQKISYQLI; encoded by the exons ATGATAAATCACGATTTACAACccaaaaaattcttttttttttccaagaTGCAACAAATAATCCATTCACCCAACCCTATTAAAACACAAATAAGAAAACCTAACTTCCTCTCTTTCCTAGGCCGCTCCATCTCTTTTCATTCTTCCCTCTTTGCTGCTATCAAAGATGAG GAAAAAGAAGCATCGCTTAAACTGATTCAAGATTTGACTAAACACCCAAGCTTCAATCAA GGATATAGAAGATTCAGCTTGCACAATTTGCATAAAATAGAAGCAGATGAAGACGGAATAAGCATCTGCACCATTCGACAAAAGATATCATACCAG TTGATATGA